The Myroides fluvii region AAGGAAATAAGCGAATGTTGAGTTCAATGACACCGACTATTTTAGAAAAAAAGGGACAATTATACCTGGTCGTAGGTACTCCAGGAGGTTCTACTATTATTACTTCCGTTTTTCAAACCATTTTGAATGTGACGGAGTTTGGTATGAATATGCAGGAGGCCGTTGCTGCTCCTCGTTTTCACCATCAGTGGTTACCAGATCAAATCGATTTTGAACCTCAGGCCATAGATGTAAAAGTCCGAAAAGCGTTACAACATAAAAAATATGTGCTCAAAGAACGCAAGCCTTATGGGAAAGTAGAGGGTATTTTAGTCAATGAAGATGGTAGTTATCAAGGAGGTGCAGATCCTAGAGGAGATGATATCGCTAAAGGGTACTAAAACCTGTAGGCTGAGATAAAAGCAAAGGAATGAAATGTTTTATATTTACTTAGGGTTAACAAAAAAAAAATGTGTTAATTATTTTTAATTTTTGTATTTTTGATACACGAAAAAGAAAGTCGGTTAAATAAGGAGAAGATTCTTTTTAATCTATGAATGGAATTATTATTAATAATGTTAATCCAATCTAAAATAAAAGCAATAAAACGATCTTGTGTAAGGGGATTTTGTTTCTATTTTAGAGATGATACAAAAAATGAATCGAAAAAATATAGTGCTAGAACATTCTTTACAACAAGCCATTAAAATTTACTCAAATGCAGATGATGCATCTGTTTATGTAGCTAATAAAATTGCACAAATCATTAAAACAAAGCAAGAGAAGGGCAATCTTGCAGTTTTGGGATTAGCAACTGGATCTACTCCTAAGGGGGTATATAAAGAATTGGTGCGTCTGCACCAAAGTGAAGGATTGAGTTTTCAAAATGTAGTCACCTTTAACTTGGATGAGTATTATCCAATGCATCCGGTTGAGGATCAGAGTTATGTGTCTTTTATGAAACACAATCTTTTCAATCATATTGATGTACCAAAAAATCAAATTCACATACCTGACGGAACACTTGAATTAAATGCGATACAAGCGTATTGTGATTTATATGAAAAGAAAATTGCTGATTTTGGCGGGTTGGATATGCAGCTATTAGGCATTGGACGCAGTGGACATATTGGTTTTAATGAACCGGGATCACTGCAGGGTTCTATGACGCGATTGGTGCAGTTAGACGACATCACACGCAAGGATGCAGCTGATGATTTTGGCGGTGCAGAACACGTACCTACGCAAGCAATTACTATGGGAATTCAAACCATAGTTCAAGCGAAGCAAATCTTTTTATTGGCATTGAGTGAACGCAAAGCAGAAATTATTAAAAAAGCATTAAAGGGAGAAATTTCTCCTGAGGTTCCAGCTACATTTCTACAACAATTAGAGCATGTAGAGTATGTTCTCGATCAAAAAGCAGCAGCGTTATTATAGTTTATAATTAACGGTTAATCTATAGAATAAGTAAGGTAAAAGAAACTCAATGAAAGAGATCTTTTACCTTACTTCGTTTATAAGGGTAAGTGGGCAACTACTTTTGTTTATTATGCTGGTCTATAATGATCCATCATTGAGAAAAAGAGCAGTGCATTGTATCGTTGTTTTCAATTGGTACTAAATCTGTGCTACAAGATGCAGAAAAGCGTTTGGCTATGGGGTATCCTGAGGAATTGTCCATTGCGCCATATACCAGTTGACCTGATAGGGATACGCTTCATAAAAAGAATCATCTTCATTTAGCGTATAGCCTTGTTTGGCATTGGTTTGAGCTTCTAGCATGATGTTTCTAGCCTCCCTTTTTTTGTTTTGAGCCAGAAAACACATTCCTTTATAGTATTGGGCATCTGAAAATTTGGGATATTCTGCAAGGGCTTTATCGAGGTATAGCTGCGCTTGAGTATAATCTCTTAGTTCGTAGTAAATAATACCCATGTAAAAAAGATCCAAGTAGTGGAGCCAGGATTCACCGTGTTTTTGAATGGTGCGATTTAGATCCTGTTCTAAAATTTCTTTCGCCTGTTCAAACGCATTTAGTTGCAAATAACACAGTGCAATGTAAAAGGCGTAGGAGTGATCATTTTGGTAGTCATACCCAAATTCTTGTTCTGCTTTTTGCATATCCGCAATAGCGCCTTTATAATCGCGTTGGAAAATACATTTAAGATAACCTCTTCTTCCCAAATACGCTTTTCGATCGTAACGTACGGCTTGATCGTAACAAGCTACTGCAAGCTCATATTTTTTGGCTTTCCAATAGGGGAGCGCTTTGTTTTGCCATAAAACAGCAATCGTAGCGTCTTGTGCAAGTGCCAAATCAATCTGATCTTGCCATCCTTGTTGTGTATAATGATAGCGGTAGGCCCCTTGGGTGAGGTATTGGTCGATAAGATCCGCTTGTTTGGATTGGCTCCAGCCAGAAAAAGAACTCAATAGTACAACTAGAAGTGGTCGTGTTTTCATTACGCGATGTTAGCCTAAGGTTTACGTAAACTAAAGTATGAAAAAATAGTGCTTTGCGTCTAAAATATCAATTTTTTTATTTGTTGTACAAATCCATGCGCCTTGATCTTTTGCGCTGTGATCTTTTTGTGCTTTGTACTTGAATTAGTGAAAAATAGATACTAAAAATAAAAAGAGCTTCCTTTAACTTTTATCTATTTAAAACAAAATAAATGACTTAACTTTGTCCCAGTTACCAAAGGGTTGCTGTTTGCATCTGTATTGAAGAATTTAAGATTTTTGTTATCGTCAATTTTACGTCTTCAGTACGCTATTATTTAATTTTATAATTTTAAACCGTTTTGTGGGGAAGCTAGATGGAACTCCTGACAAAACAATGGATTAACTTCCTTATCCCCATTCTTCTTAGAAGACTGTTTTTTGGATTAATGATTTGTAGTAAAAATTCATTGCCTTTTGGCAACTTTGTTATACACTTTATTTCCATTAGATTTCACTTTCTATGAGAAATGATTATTTTTTAATCTATGTATTCTGGAGTACAGCAACAAACCTTGCCAGCATATATAATAAGTAGTATCTCAAATAAAACAATGAATTTTAAAGACTTAAATATAATAACGCCTATACTTAGGGCGATAAATGAAGCGGGTTATAGTCAGGCAACCGAAATACAATATCGAACGATTCCACATATTCTAACAGGTAAGGATTTGATTGGTTGTGCACAAACAGGAACCGGTAAAACAGCTTCATTTGCTATACCCATAATACAGCTGTTAAATCAGAAACCTACTTCAAAAAAGGGAATACGTTCTCTTATTCTCACCCCTACACGAGAATTAGCCATACAGATAAATGAAAATTTTGATGCGTATGGTAGATTTTTAAAATTAAGACATTTAGCTATCTTTGGAGGTGTTCCACAGCGCAAGCAAATTACGCAGTTGAATAGAGGAGTAGATATATTAATTGCAACACCTGGTAGGTTGTTGGATTTATTAAAACAGAATTGTTTAGAGCTTTCTCAGGTAGAAATATTAGTGTTAGATGAAGCGGATCGCATGCTTGATATGGGATTTGTAAGGGATGTGAAGAAAATACTCACTAAAGTTCCCGCTAAAAGACAGACTTTGTTTTTCTCTGCTACAATGCCAAGTGAAATACGAAAATTTGCACAAACCATACTTAAAAGACCAGAAGAGATTAATGTAACTCCCGTTTCTTCTACAGCACAAACAATTCAACAAGGCGTTTATTTTGTAGAGAAAAGCGACAAGCTAGACCTTCTGATCGCGGTTTTAGGAGATCGTTCAGTGAAACAATCGTTGGTGTTTACCCGCACGAAACATGGTGCAGATAAAATAGTAAAACAGCTGATAAAAGTTGGAATTCAAGCAGCTGCCATCCACAGCAATAAGTCTCAAAATGCCAGACAAAGAGCATTAAAAGATTTTAAAGAAGGACGTGTACGGGTTTTAATAGCAACTGATATTGCCTCTAGGGGAATTGACATAGAAGAACTACCTCACGTGGTAAATTACGAATTGCCTAATATCCCCGAAACCTATGTTCATCGAATTGGACGAACTGGGCGCGCAGGAGCAAAAGGAGTGGCTATTTCTTTTTGTGCGACTGAGGAGAAAAAAGATTTGCAAAACATACAAAAACTGATTGGGTTTACCTTGCCAATCAAGACGCATGAATACGTGTAAAAAAATAGAATATTAATTATATAATTTAAATAGAAAATGTACGAAGGAACAGTAAAATTTTTTAATGAATCTAAAGGTTTTGGATTTATTTCACAGGCAAACGGAAACGATGATATTTTCGTTCACATTACTGGATTAGTAGATAATGTTAGTGAAAATGATTCAGTTCTTTATGATATTGAACAGGGGAAAAAAGGTTTAATGGCGGTTAACGTGAAGTTAAAATAAACAACGTCTTACTTTATTTGAAAAGAGGATATATTGCAAAATATATCCTCTTTTTTTTGGTCAAATAGCGCTTGCACTATTTTACATTTTAGCTTTAGAAAGGGGGATGCTAGCGCAGGATAAAATGAAAAATGCAATCTGTTTCAGTTGTTTAGATTAGTTGTATCTTTAATAGTGAGTAGCGTTAAAAACAGGACATTTTATTTTTGAAGGGCATTTATCTGCCGTTTTTATTCGCTCAATTATTTATCCTATGATAAATTTAATCTAAGAGGTACACCTTAATTTTGCCTCGTTATTTAACCCTATAAAGAGTAAAAAAACAATGATGACTAAAAATTTACTATTCTCTGAGATTTTTCCAACTAAAACTAGAATTCGACTAGTTGCCGTATGGTTAATTGTAGTTTTATTCCTGATTTTTGGACAAGGTATTTTAGGTGACACGATTACAGGTACCCTTGCTTTAGGAACATTTTTAGTATTGCTCTTTACTATTATTGGGGCGGCATTTGGCGTCGTGAAAGAAGCGGATGAGCTTGCCCACAAGTTAGGGGAGCCTTATGGAACCTTGATTTTAACCTTGTCAATTGTATCCATTGAAGTGATTTTAATTGCGGCAGTCATGTTAGGTCCTGGTGAAAATCCAACCATTGGAAAGGACTCGATCTTTTCAGTGATGATGATCATTATGAACTTGGTGATTGGTTTGTGTATCCTCTTAGGAGGCTTAAAGTTTGGCGAACAAGAATACAATGCTCAGGGAACTTTATCCTATATGGGGATGATTATCATGCTTGGGGGAATAGGCTTGTTGTTGCCTAATTTTATACAAGGAGCAGGTGGAGGTCAATTTACGACAACTCAAGCGGTTGTATTAGCGGGATTAGTTATCGTGCTTTATGGATTTTTCTTGCTGTTGCAGATGAAGGGATACAAGCATTTGTATATTCAACCCAAGGCCGGAAATATGGAAATTCCATTTGCACAACGCCAGGAGGGAGCAGAGCAAAAAGAAACAGACATAAAGGCGGTAGATCCAGTAAACAAGAAAGAGATTTGGATGCGTACCTTGATTTTGGTAGGGATGATTTTACCCATTGTCTTACTTTCTCATAATATGGCAGTTGTGGTGGATTACGGGATAAAAGCGGCTAATTTACCTCCTTTATTAGGTGGGGTTTTAATTGCAATTATCGTATTTACGCCTGAATCGATGACGGCGGTTAAAGCGGCTTTAAACAACGAATTTCAACGAGCGATTAACCTGTGCCATGGTGCCTTTGTATCCACAGTAGGGCTAACAATTCCAGCTGTGTTAATCGTGGGGCTAATCACGGGAAAAACAGTGTTGTTTGGAATGACAGCTACCGAAACCATACTCTTTGTGATTACGTTATTACTGAGTTTGATGACTTTCATTGGCAAGCGAACAACACCTATTATGGGAATGATGCACTTGGTGCTCTTTGTCGTATTCATGCTTTTAATTTTTAATCCTTAATATAAAAACCTAAAATGGAACAGAATAAAGGACCCGTTTCACAATTTTTAGCAAGTAATTTTTTACATTTTAATGCTGCTTCAACTATCGATGCAGCCAAAGGTTATGAGGCGCATCTAGCTGCAGGAGGAAAAATGCTTATTTCCTTAGCAGGTGCGATGAGCACAGCCGAGCTTGGTATTTCTTTAGCTGAGATGATTCGCCAAGGAAAAGTGGATATTATCAGTTGTACAGGAGCCAATTTAGAAGAAGATATCATGAATTTAGTGGCGCATTCACAGTACAAGAGAATACCGAATTACCGTGATCTAACACCACAAGATGAATTGGATTTATTGCAAAACAAATACAATCGCGTAACAGATACTTGTATTCCAGAAGAAGAAGCGTTTCGCAAGATTCAACATCATATTGAAAAAATATGGAAAGATGCTCAAGCACAAGGAGAGCGCTATTTTCCACATGAATACATGTACAAATTGTTGTTGAGTGGTGTGTTGGAGTCTGAATACGAAATTGACCCCAAAAACTCGTGGATGTTAGCTGCTGCAGAGCGCAATTTACCTATTGTTGTTCCTGGATGGGAAGATTCAACAATGGGAAATATTTTCGCTTCATACGTGATTAAAGGAGAACTACAAGCTTCTACTGTAAAAAGTGGAATTGAATACATGGTTTGGTTGGCCGATTTTTATGAACGAAATGCAGTTGGACATGGAATTGGATTTTTTCAAATTGGAGGAGGAATTGCTGGTGATTTCTCTATGTGCGTAGCACCAATGCTTGTACAAGATTTAGAGAAAAACGAGGTTTTGAAATGGAGATATTACTGTCAAATTACAGATTCTACAACCTCTTATGGTTCCTATTCGGGATGTATTCCAAACGAAAAAATAACGTGGGGAAAACTCGATGTAGATACGCCAAGTTATGTTATTGAATCAGATGCTACCATTGTAGCCCCACTAATATTTGCTTGGATTTTAGGTAAATAATTTACTAGTTTAATTCTTTGCCAGTAGTTCGCCTGTGTTGTCGAACTACTGGCTTTTTTATGCCTTTTTATTTTTGAGTATCCATGCTGTAGTATTGATGAAAAAAGCCTAAATTAGTTCAATACGCTAAAGGATATACCAGCATGGCTTTAAAGATTTATCCCGAATATCCCCTTGATGAACTTGAACAACTAATTATCAATGGCAATAAGGTACCCTACGGGGAATTTTTGATTTATGGAGACTTGGTGGAATCACTGAGTAAAAGTGAACACGATTGGTATGTCTGGTACAGCTTGCGTTTACCTTTTCACGATAATACGAGAATTCAACGGGCTAAGGCTGATGCAGAACTCGATTTTATCATTGTCTCTCGTTTTGGGATTATTGTTTTAGAAGTTAAAGGAGGAAATGTATTTATTGACCAAGGTCGCTTTTGTTTTAAAGATGGCGATCATACCAAATGGTTACCTCAAAATCCATTTGAACAAGTAAAAGGCTACAAATACACGTTGATGAATAAGGTATTCCCTAATTTTAAACAGGTACAGTTTTGTGAAGCTGTGGCTTTTCCAACTACCAAAATAGCAATTGATAGCACTATCTACGATAAAAACTTAATTTACAGTGATTATACACGAAAAAATGACTATGAAAACATCGAGCATTTTTTGTTGCATATTTATAAGTACACCAAAGAAAAATTAGAAAGTGTTCATCCTATTACATTTAAAAAATTAAAGCGAAACGACCTGAACTACATTGTCAATACATTTAGTCCAAAAGTACAGGATACTAATGTATTTGCTTCTCGCAACTCCTATCAATGGCTAAAAGAACGAAACTTAGATTATTTATATTCGTTAGCTGAAAATCCTCGTTTGATGATTGAAGGATCACCCGGAACGGGAAAAACGACTATGGCTATGGCGTACGCCGAGATGCAGGTAGAGCGCGAGGGAATCTATTTGTGTTGGAATGCCTTGCTCTGCGCATACAATCAGCAGCGATTCAAAGAAAAAAACGTGCGGATAACTTGTATTACATTTAAGCAATTTATCGCCAAATATCATCCCAAAGTCAATGAAAAAGAAATTTATTATCTAAAGCCGTTAGCTTGTGCGAAGTTGGTACAGGAAACCCTAGAGTATTTAGAAGAAATAGAGGAATTGCCAGATTATGACTATATGATTATCGATGAAGCACAAGATTTATTTGACCGAAATCTAGCCTTGTTGATCGATAAACTCTGTGGAGATGGCCAAGGATTAACCCAAGGTAATGTGATGTTACTATATGATTTGGACCAAAGTTTTTCGCTATTTGGTCGGGATGTAACGGAATATGCTTACTTTTTAAAAGACTATTTTACGCATTTTAAATTGCATAAAATAAGGCGAAGTGCACAGAAATCGCAAATTCGCCAAATTGCAGAACACATTCAAGAATCTCCTGAAGAGTGGGAAGAAATAACCAATCACCAAGCAGAATACGACGACATAGCATTGCGTTCCTTTGATGAGGTAGAGGTGCTAAAAAAAGCGATAAAAGAAGTCATAGACAGTATTAATGATCCTCATTCTTCGCTTGAAGCCCAAGATGTTATTGTTTTGGTGCAAAGTAAGGTTTGGCAACGCAGAAACAATGTGGCAGATTTAATTGAGGAACTACAAATGGAAGAGTTAACACCAGATAATTTAACGCTAGAACCAACTAAATTACAATTTACAACTGCGTTGAAATATAAGGGGTTAGAGCGTAAAAATGTGATTCTCATTGTAGATAAACCCGATCAATTCACGCCTTTCGAATGGTATGTGGGATGCACAAGAGCCATTGATAATTTAAATATTTGGCAATTGCATACCTATCAAGAACATGAAGAAGAATAGTAATCGGGTGTAAAGAGAAATAAGTATTTTTGTCTTTGAATTTAATTTTGAACCCATGGGTGTAGCAGAACTTTTAAAAAAGAAAAGAGAACAGTTAGAACAAACAAATAAAGAAGAAGGAACGGTTTTCCTTGCAGCTTTTTCCCAAAGAGCAGGTGTTGTTGTCTTACCCTCGGGCATTGCCTATGAAATTATTGCCTTAGGAGCGGGATTGAAAGCGACATTGGGGCAATCAATTGTTTGTCATTATACTGGTACGAATGTAAGAGGAGAAGTGTTTGATAGTTCAGTTCAACGAGGAACACCTAGTACATTTAAACTCAATAAACTAATCAAAGCATACCAAGAAATAGTACCTTTATTGCCTATGGGAACTCATTTTATTATGGTAGTTCCACCAGAATATGCGTACAAAGAAGAACACATCAGCAAAGCAATAGGACCTTATAGTACATTGAAATTCGAAGTTGAATTATTGGAAATCGCTCAATAAATAAGCAGAGCAAAAGAGGACTACGCCTTGTCCTTTTTTGCTTTTTGACGAAGGACATATAAGTACAAACTCTCCGTTTTTTCTCTTGCCCACGGTGTTTTTCTCAAGAATTTTAAAGAGGAATTAATAGTTGGATTCTCAGTAAAACAGCGAATGTTAATCTGTTTCCCCAAACCTTCAAAACCTTGATAATAATCGACTAATTCTTCTAGTATTTCCACTAATTTTTTACCGTGTAACGGGTCTTTGGACGTTTGCATTTCTCTTGAATTTGGTGCAAAAATACGATTTTTATTCTGAATGATGAGCAATGTTGGTTAACCTTGGATTATTGATTAAAATGAGCTTTTCAATAAAATGGATGGCTGCATCTTCATTTATGTTCCCTTCCTTTTAAGCAGAAGTCTGGCGTTAATCCCTCCACTTTATAAAAAGAGTGGGCGTAATGAATTGATTTATCAAAGCAAATCATAGGAAGATACGAAAAAGAAAGAAGAAAAAGACTGTTAATCATCAGTCTTTTTCTTTTTTTTAAAGGGGAACTTTATACTAGAAAAATAAAACACGATGAAACAAAGAGTACCCATTTCGCAAATCATGACTAAGGTTTTAATTGCAGTGCCCACTACAAAAAAAATCAGTGAAGTCAACCAATTATTTACAGAGTACAACATCAGACACATTCCCGTAGTAGAAGGGGAAAAATTGGTGGGCATTATCTCGAGTAATGATATTATAAAAATAGGATATAGCACTGCTAATATGGATGTAGAAGCTATTAATGCTATTTATGATGCCTATAAACTAGAAGATATTATGACAGTGGACCCTGTTGTTGTGTTGGATGATATAACCATAAAAGAAGTAGCCGAATTATTAGTTGAACAACAATTCCACTCCTTGCCGGTAGTGGATAAAAACAAAACCTTAGTGGGAATTGTTACAACAACAGACCTTATTAATTATTTAATTGCTCAGTATTAATACTACCTGAGATTTGCTTTTTAGCCTTCTATTCTCTGAGTAGAAGGCTTTTTTTGCATTGAGAATCGCACTTTGGATCGTTCATTTATTATTTTTAACATAGTATCACACCCTCCAAAAATGCAAAAAAGCGAAAAACACACATACAAAAGTCCTACCTTTGCCGTCCACCTAAGTTAATCGTGAATGAATTCCTTTGTTGCTTTAGATTTTGAAACGGCCAATCAACACAGAAGTAGTGTATGTAGCGTTGGTTTGGTATTTGTTGAGAACAGACAAATCGTCGATAAGTATTATGAGTTGATCAAACCTACGCCAAACTTTTATAGCTATTGGAATACGCAAGTACACGGATTGACGCAACGCGATACGGCTCAAGCCGATGAATTTCCTGAAATATGGGACTATTTGTTGACACGCATTAAAGATTTACCTTTAGTAGCGCATAACAGTGCTTTTGATCAAAGTTGTTTAAAGGCAGTCTTGGCAAGTTATAATCTGCCGATTCATCAAAATCCATTCTATTGTACATTTCGAAAGTCGAAAAGCGTAT contains the following coding sequences:
- a CDS encoding deoxyhypusine synthase family protein gives rise to the protein MEQNKGPVSQFLASNFLHFNAASTIDAAKGYEAHLAAGGKMLISLAGAMSTAELGISLAEMIRQGKVDIISCTGANLEEDIMNLVAHSQYKRIPNYRDLTPQDELDLLQNKYNRVTDTCIPEEEAFRKIQHHIEKIWKDAQAQGERYFPHEYMYKLLLSGVLESEYEIDPKNSWMLAAAERNLPIVVPGWEDSTMGNIFASYVIKGELQASTVKSGIEYMVWLADFYERNAVGHGIGFFQIGGGIAGDFSMCVAPMLVQDLEKNEVLKWRYYCQITDSTTSYGSYSGCIPNEKITWGKLDVDTPSYVIESDATIVAPLIFAWILGK
- a CDS encoding tetratricopeptide repeat protein → MKTRPLLVVLLSSFSGWSQSKQADLIDQYLTQGAYRYHYTQQGWQDQIDLALAQDATIAVLWQNKALPYWKAKKYELAVACYDQAVRYDRKAYLGRRGYLKCIFQRDYKGAIADMQKAEQEFGYDYQNDHSYAFYIALCYLQLNAFEQAKEILEQDLNRTIQKHGESWLHYLDLFYMGIIYYELRDYTQAQLYLDKALAEYPKFSDAQYYKGMCFLAQNKKREARNIMLEAQTNAKQGYTLNEDDSFYEAYPYQVNWYMAQWTIPQDTP
- a CDS encoding cold-shock protein, whose product is MYEGTVKFFNESKGFGFISQANGNDDIFVHITGLVDNVSENDSVLYDIEQGKKGLMAVNVKLK
- a CDS encoding 3'-5' exonuclease; the encoded protein is MNSFVALDFETANQHRSSVCSVGLVFVENRQIVDKYYELIKPTPNFYSYWNTQVHGLTQRDTAQADEFPEIWDYLLTRIKDLPLVAHNSAFDQSCLKAVLASYNLPIHQNPFYCTFRKSKSVFPTLPNHKLNTVSEYLGFKLDNHHHALADAEACAHIALHVF
- a CDS encoding calcium:proton antiporter; translated protein: MMTKNLLFSEIFPTKTRIRLVAVWLIVVLFLIFGQGILGDTITGTLALGTFLVLLFTIIGAAFGVVKEADELAHKLGEPYGTLILTLSIVSIEVILIAAVMLGPGENPTIGKDSIFSVMMIIMNLVIGLCILLGGLKFGEQEYNAQGTLSYMGMIIMLGGIGLLLPNFIQGAGGGQFTTTQAVVLAGLVIVLYGFFLLLQMKGYKHLYIQPKAGNMEIPFAQRQEGAEQKETDIKAVDPVNKKEIWMRTLILVGMILPIVLLSHNMAVVVDYGIKAANLPPLLGGVLIAIIVFTPESMTAVKAALNNEFQRAINLCHGAFVSTVGLTIPAVLIVGLITGKTVLFGMTATETILFVITLLLSLMTFIGKRTTPIMGMMHLVLFVVFMLLIFNP
- the nagB gene encoding glucosamine-6-phosphate deaminase, whose protein sequence is MNRKNIVLEHSLQQAIKIYSNADDASVYVANKIAQIIKTKQEKGNLAVLGLATGSTPKGVYKELVRLHQSEGLSFQNVVTFNLDEYYPMHPVEDQSYVSFMKHNLFNHIDVPKNQIHIPDGTLELNAIQAYCDLYEKKIADFGGLDMQLLGIGRSGHIGFNEPGSLQGSMTRLVQLDDITRKDAADDFGGAEHVPTQAITMGIQTIVQAKQIFLLALSERKAEIIKKALKGEISPEVPATFLQQLEHVEYVLDQKAAALL
- a CDS encoding CBS domain-containing protein translates to MKQRVPISQIMTKVLIAVPTTKKISEVNQLFTEYNIRHIPVVEGEKLVGIISSNDIIKIGYSTANMDVEAINAIYDAYKLEDIMTVDPVVVLDDITIKEVAELLVEQQFHSLPVVDKNKTLVGIVTTTDLINYLIAQY
- a CDS encoding nuclease-related domain-containing DEAD/DEAH box helicase, with amino-acid sequence MALKIYPEYPLDELEQLIINGNKVPYGEFLIYGDLVESLSKSEHDWYVWYSLRLPFHDNTRIQRAKADAELDFIIVSRFGIIVLEVKGGNVFIDQGRFCFKDGDHTKWLPQNPFEQVKGYKYTLMNKVFPNFKQVQFCEAVAFPTTKIAIDSTIYDKNLIYSDYTRKNDYENIEHFLLHIYKYTKEKLESVHPITFKKLKRNDLNYIVNTFSPKVQDTNVFASRNSYQWLKERNLDYLYSLAENPRLMIEGSPGTGKTTMAMAYAEMQVEREGIYLCWNALLCAYNQQRFKEKNVRITCITFKQFIAKYHPKVNEKEIYYLKPLACAKLVQETLEYLEEIEELPDYDYMIIDEAQDLFDRNLALLIDKLCGDGQGLTQGNVMLLYDLDQSFSLFGRDVTEYAYFLKDYFTHFKLHKIRRSAQKSQIRQIAEHIQESPEEWEEITNHQAEYDDIALRSFDEVEVLKKAIKEVIDSINDPHSSLEAQDVIVLVQSKVWQRRNNVADLIEELQMEELTPDNLTLEPTKLQFTTALKYKGLERKNVILIVDKPDQFTPFEWYVGCTRAIDNLNIWQLHTYQEHEEE
- a CDS encoding VF530 family protein is translated as MQTSKDPLHGKKLVEILEELVDYYQGFEGLGKQINIRCFTENPTINSSLKFLRKTPWAREKTESLYLYVLRQKAKKDKA
- a CDS encoding DEAD/DEAH box helicase; this translates as MNFKDLNIITPILRAINEAGYSQATEIQYRTIPHILTGKDLIGCAQTGTGKTASFAIPIIQLLNQKPTSKKGIRSLILTPTRELAIQINENFDAYGRFLKLRHLAIFGGVPQRKQITQLNRGVDILIATPGRLLDLLKQNCLELSQVEILVLDEADRMLDMGFVRDVKKILTKVPAKRQTLFFSATMPSEIRKFAQTILKRPEEINVTPVSSTAQTIQQGVYFVEKSDKLDLLIAVLGDRSVKQSLVFTRTKHGADKIVKQLIKVGIQAAAIHSNKSQNARQRALKDFKEGRVRVLIATDIASRGIDIEELPHVVNYELPNIPETYVHRIGRTGRAGAKGVAISFCATEEKKDLQNIQKLIGFTLPIKTHEYV
- a CDS encoding FKBP-type peptidyl-prolyl cis-trans isomerase translates to MGVAELLKKKREQLEQTNKEEGTVFLAAFSQRAGVVVLPSGIAYEIIALGAGLKATLGQSIVCHYTGTNVRGEVFDSSVQRGTPSTFKLNKLIKAYQEIVPLLPMGTHFIMVVPPEYAYKEEHISKAIGPYSTLKFEVELLEIAQ